A genomic stretch from Kribbella amoyensis includes:
- a CDS encoding ribonuclease domain-containing protein, translating into MINNPKTARIIAVVVIAMLVITLAASLFGCAAADKGSGASGKDPDSGLTYVAAADLPSEARQTLELIDQGGPYPYDRDGVVFGNFEKILPQHDRGYYREYTVKTPGEKSRGARRIVTGKNGERYYTDDHYESFRRIAEDKGKAG; encoded by the coding sequence GTGATCAACAACCCGAAGACGGCCCGGATCATCGCGGTCGTCGTGATCGCCATGCTGGTCATCACGCTCGCCGCGTCGCTGTTCGGCTGCGCGGCGGCGGACAAGGGGAGCGGCGCGTCCGGCAAGGACCCGGACAGCGGGCTGACGTACGTCGCGGCGGCCGACCTGCCGTCCGAGGCGCGGCAGACGCTCGAGCTGATCGACCAGGGCGGGCCGTACCCGTACGACCGGGACGGTGTGGTGTTCGGGAACTTCGAGAAGATCCTGCCGCAGCACGACCGCGGGTACTACCGCGAGTACACCGTGAAGACGCCGGGCGAGAAAAGTCGCGGCGCGCGCCGGATCGTGACCGGGAAGAACGGTGAGCGTTACTACACCGACGACCACTACGAGTCGTTCCGCCGGATCGCCGAGGACAAGGGGAAGGCCGGATGA
- a CDS encoding barstar family protein, translating into MTELRKVLDEGVRPGVYRLLSTQPADQVRQTVTTEGWGFVLLDTTAVLDKAGFLDVCATAFDLPRWFGRNWDALADSLSDRSTGEPEVVLWEGWRELLDHDRDTVDVALQIFAEDANESGQLRILLREAADVPDLVSALPVL; encoded by the coding sequence ATGACCGAGCTGCGCAAGGTGCTCGACGAGGGAGTCCGCCCGGGCGTCTACCGCCTGCTGTCCACACAGCCGGCCGACCAGGTCCGCCAGACGGTCACCACCGAGGGCTGGGGGTTCGTGCTGCTGGACACCACGGCGGTGCTCGACAAGGCCGGGTTCCTCGACGTTTGCGCGACCGCGTTCGACCTGCCGCGCTGGTTCGGCCGGAACTGGGACGCGCTGGCCGACTCCCTCAGCGACCGGTCGACGGGGGAGCCCGAGGTGGTGCTGTGGGAGGGCTGGCGCGAGCTGCTCGACCACGACCGTGACACCGTCGACGTGGCGCTGCAGATCTTCGCCGAGGACGCGAACGAGTCCGGCCAGTTGCGGATCCTGCTCCGCGAAGCGGCCGACGTGCCGGACCTGGTCAGCGCGTTGCCCGTGCTGTAG
- a CDS encoding YqjF family protein has product MVEPVTAVAPALRRLRILRQDWLDLSFLHWAVEPSSIARFFPPGTVPDVFDGASYVGLVPFRMADSGFPHGPALLSTFLETNVRLYSVDVTGRRGVVFLSLDANRLDVVAAARTVFGLPYRWARMRYRRQGAHHAYSTTLRRPGVSAASTVEVQAGAALSAGPLEHFLTARWGLHVARAGRTWYLPNDHPAWSLRTAELTAFEDDGLLASVGLGELGTRPPDHVAFSNGVPARFGLPVPATTARATR; this is encoded by the coding sequence ATGGTGGAACCGGTCACCGCGGTCGCGCCGGCGTTGCGGCGGCTGCGGATCCTGCGGCAGGACTGGCTCGACCTGTCCTTCCTGCACTGGGCCGTGGAGCCGTCGAGCATCGCCCGCTTCTTCCCGCCCGGCACGGTGCCCGACGTCTTCGACGGTGCCAGCTATGTCGGGCTGGTGCCGTTCCGGATGGCCGACAGCGGGTTCCCGCACGGCCCGGCGTTGCTCAGCACGTTCCTGGAAACGAACGTCCGGCTGTACTCCGTCGACGTCACCGGTCGCCGTGGTGTCGTCTTCCTCAGCCTCGACGCCAACCGGCTCGACGTGGTCGCCGCGGCTCGGACGGTCTTCGGCCTCCCCTACCGATGGGCGCGGATGCGGTACCGCCGACAGGGTGCCCACCACGCGTACAGCACGACGCTGCGCCGGCCGGGAGTCAGCGCGGCCAGCACCGTCGAGGTCCAGGCCGGCGCCGCCTTGTCCGCGGGACCACTGGAACACTTCCTCACCGCGCGGTGGGGTCTGCACGTCGCCCGCGCCGGACGGACGTGGTACCTCCCGAACGACCACCCCGCGTGGTCCCTGCGGACCGCCGAGCTCACCGCTTTCGAAGACGACGGCCTGCTCGCCTCGGTCGGACTCGGCGAGCTCGGCACCCGTCCACCGGACCACGTCGCGTTCAGCAACGGCGTACCGGCTCGCTTCGGCCTACCCGTCCCAGCGACTACAGCACGGGCAACGCGCTGA
- a CDS encoding helix-turn-helix domain-containing protein, which yields MPQELLSVDQVADRLGLHVRTVRNYIRDGRLKAHRIGKQYRIAREDLEEFTGTSVAPGAAGRSVEVSAIVQIDAIDKAGADRISTYVTATLEQDGIGRIRAELIHDTERGVLKVILLGDPRSTAELLHLVAMLADS from the coding sequence ATGCCGCAGGAGTTGCTCTCCGTCGACCAGGTGGCTGACCGGCTCGGCCTGCACGTCCGGACCGTGCGCAACTACATCCGCGACGGTCGGCTGAAGGCGCACCGGATCGGCAAGCAGTACCGGATCGCCCGCGAGGACCTGGAGGAGTTCACCGGGACCAGCGTCGCCCCGGGCGCGGCTGGTCGCTCGGTCGAGGTGTCCGCGATCGTGCAGATCGACGCGATCGACAAGGCGGGCGCCGACCGGATCAGCACCTACGTGACCGCCACGCTGGAGCAGGACGGCATCGGCCGGATCCGGGCCGAGCTGATCCACGACACCGAACGCGGCGTGCTCAAGGTCATCCTGCTCGGCGATCCCCGGTCGACCGCCGAGCTGCTGCACCTGGTCGCGATGCTCGCCGACTCCTGA
- a CDS encoding polyprenyl synthetase family protein: MHADADIPTEIQRALTEFLDVQQTRLAEIGPELTEVVQAARDATSGGKRLRPSFCYWGFRAAGGDPREPILTAAASLEMLHVSALVHDDVMDSSDVRRGAPAAHKRFEALQRARSEASGLGADPVGFGLGAAILLGDLCLIWADEMLHTSGFDAAALAAASKFFDAVRVEVTAGQYLDLVAQASGESDMDRALRVLRFKAATYTIERPLHIGAALGGGGQHLVDSLSAYGLPLGEAFQLRDDLLGVFGDPTVTGKPAGDDLREGKRTVLIAYAVDHASEVQLAEFDRLFGRPDLGDDEIQLLREILQDSRAVQACEDLITERTEDALDALDRAPIEDEAARKALADLAVAATSRKL; this comes from the coding sequence GTGCATGCCGACGCAGACATCCCGACCGAGATCCAGCGGGCGCTGACCGAGTTCCTCGACGTCCAGCAGACCCGGCTGGCCGAGATCGGCCCCGAACTGACCGAGGTGGTCCAGGCCGCCCGCGACGCCACCAGTGGCGGCAAACGCCTGCGGCCCTCCTTCTGCTACTGGGGATTCCGGGCCGCCGGCGGTGATCCGCGCGAGCCCATCCTGACGGCCGCGGCGAGCCTGGAGATGCTGCACGTCAGCGCGCTGGTGCACGACGACGTGATGGATTCCTCCGACGTACGCCGTGGCGCGCCGGCCGCGCACAAGCGGTTCGAGGCGCTGCAGCGGGCCCGGTCGGAGGCGAGCGGACTCGGCGCCGACCCGGTCGGCTTCGGCCTCGGCGCGGCGATCCTGCTCGGCGACCTGTGCCTGATCTGGGCCGACGAGATGCTGCACACCTCCGGGTTCGACGCGGCCGCACTGGCGGCGGCGTCCAAGTTCTTCGACGCGGTCCGGGTCGAGGTCACCGCCGGCCAGTACCTCGACCTGGTCGCGCAGGCGAGCGGCGAGTCCGACATGGATCGCGCGTTGCGGGTGCTGCGGTTCAAGGCGGCCACCTACACGATCGAGCGACCGCTGCACATCGGCGCCGCGCTCGGCGGTGGCGGCCAGCACCTGGTCGACTCGCTGTCCGCGTACGGCCTGCCCCTGGGCGAGGCGTTCCAGCTGCGCGACGACCTGCTCGGCGTCTTCGGCGACCCGACGGTCACCGGCAAGCCGGCCGGCGACGACCTGCGCGAGGGCAAGCGGACCGTGCTGATCGCGTACGCCGTGGACCACGCGTCCGAGGTGCAGCTGGCCGAGTTCGACCGGTTGTTCGGCCGGCCGGACCTCGGCGACGACGAGATCCAGCTGCTCCGCGAGATCCTGCAGGACAGCCGCGCGGTCCAGGCCTGCGAGGACCTCATCACCGAGCGGACCGAGGACGCCCTGGACGCGCTGGACCGGGCCCCGATCGAGGACGAGGCGGCCCGCAAGGCGCTGGCCGATCTCGCGGTCGCCGCGACGTCCCGCAAGCTCTGA